The following coding sequences are from one Capsicum annuum cultivar UCD-10X-F1 unplaced genomic scaffold, UCD10Xv1.1 ctg81910, whole genome shotgun sequence window:
- the LOC107855544 gene encoding auxin-responsive protein SAUR68: MAMISTKKLIKMARKWQKLAAKQRKRISLTRNGSDADGCSMSSPSIGGKGHFVVYTIDQMRFVIPLDYLENEVIRQLLIISEEEFGLSSAGPITLPCDSSFMDYIISLIKNGVAAGDLHKALLLSIPSCCCSTSSLQQESQNQQLLVY, translated from the coding sequence atggcaATGATCAGTACCAAGAAACTTATCAAAATGGCTAGGAAATGGCAGAAGCTTGCAGCCAAGCAGAGGAAGAGGATCTCACTTACAAGAAATGGTAGTGATGCTGACGGTTGCAGTATGTCCTCACCCTCTATAGGCGGAAAAGGTCATTTTGTAGTATACACAATTGATCAAATGCGCTTCGTGATTCCCTTGGATTATCTTGAAAATGAGGTCATCAGGCAACTTTTAATCATATCCGAAGAAGAGTTTGGCCTGTCAAGTGCTGGACCCATTACATTACCATGCGATTCATCCTTCATGGACTATATTATTTCACTTATCAAGAATGGTGTAGCTGCAGGAGATCTTCACAAGGCGTTGCTCCTCTCAATTCCTTCATGTTGCTGTTCAACTTCTTCTTTGCAGCAAGAAAGTCAAAACCAGCAACTTCTTGT